A stretch of DNA from Alteromonas gilva:
AATCTGATGTCAATAAACGTTTTTATGCCTTACGAGCAATCAACGAAGTAATTATCAATTCTGATAGCAACTTAAAGATCAATAACCTTTCGAGAACGGAGTTTGATGACGCAGCGAATTACGCGGTGAGTAAATTGGGCAAAGGAGCCGCCAACCAAACGGGCCAAGCTCTAAAAAAATTGCACACCTTTCTTATTGAAAAGAGAATGATTGAGCCGTTCGATTGGAAAAATCCTATAGCCAAGCCCAAAGGGGAGGGAACAGATGATCAATCACTGGAAGATCGTGAAAGCAAAATGCCTGATGAAAATGCGGTCATGGCGATTGCGCAAATTAGTTCATACAGAACAGAAGAGTTGAGTTCACGCGATATTCATACAACATCAAGAATGGCGCTACTTTTCGCCGCTCCCTCGAGAGGTTCAGAACCATCATATTTAAGAGCGCAGTGTCTACAGGCTCAACAAATGACAGTTGAGAAAGCATTGAAGTTGGGACTTGAGGAAGATGATGTCAGAACTCTGCTAGCTCGCCAATCTGGCAAAGAAGAGAAGTCTCAAGAAAATGAAGATAACGATAACACTGAATTAGACCTTAGGGCGGAGATCACTCTCAAAGGAATAAGCTGGTTTTCTGGAAAAGGATATAACTATGAGCTCAAGTGGTTACCAACTGTAATGTATGATGCTGTTACAACAGCAATTGAAAGGCAGCAAGAACAATCAAAACGAGCTAGGTCAGTTGCAAAACTATTGGAAGACAGCGATGATTTTCCACGGCATGAGCTTTGTCCAAAAGTAAGTGAAGACAAATTGCTCACAATGGATCAAGTTGCCTTGGCACTAGGATTTGATCTCAAAAAATTGAAGTCAAAAAGACAAATGCAAGTCAGTAGAAATCAGCTTCTGAAAAGAAAAGGAATCGAGAGAAAGGACTTTGTTGTTTCACTTCGAGACTTAAATAAAATTGTGCGCCGTGATCTTCCTGAAGGCTTTCCATATGTCAAATTCAAAAATGATAAAGTTAAACTCAAATGGTCAGAAGCTTTGTATGCTGGTTTCAAAAATAGTTTGGATTCAGATAAGACGGAGATACTCACGGAATTTTTCATTCCCCAGATTAATATATTAAATGACGATCTCGCGCCTACGAAAAAGAAGAACAGGTTGACCGGCGAGTTAAGCTCTCGAAAGTCGATCTTTGAGAGATGGGGCTTTGGTCAGCTTAGAATGACTTCTCATCAGCTTCGGCATTTGATTGATACCATGGCCGCTGTAAATGGGATGTCAGAAGAGCTGAGAGCGAAATGGGCACAACGTTCGGACCCTCGTCACAACAGCTATTACAATCATGTTACGCCAGAAGAATACGGAGCTGATTTTTTAGAGGATAGAGAGAGTCAGTTGGCTAGCTTGGAGTCTATCCCGATCAAAGTCCACGTAGCAAATCCGCAAACACTTCAAGAGTTAAATACAAAAACCTCATTGACTGCTCATGCGACAGAGTTTGGAATGTGTATGCTGTCGTATCTGAATGAGTCGTGTACAAAGTTCCGTGACTGCCTTAACTGTGCTGAGTTACATTGTGTCAAAGGAGATAAAGAAGCTGAGGACCGTTTGCGTGAAAAATTGAAACTGGAGAGAAAGCTGCTCGCTAAAGACGAGAAAGCCATGATGGATAAAATACCGGGAGCTGAACGATGGTTTCAAAAACGTAAAATAAGAGTGGAACGTGGCACTGCATTGATTCAACGCTTAGAAGATCCGGCTTTAGAAGATGGAACAGTTATCAAGTTAGCAAATGTAGAGGACGTCTCACATGTCGATAGAGCTCTAGAAAAAAATGGAAAGAAACGTCTCCCAAAAATTACGAATTTCAAGAGGCTAAAACGACAAAATTCTGATGATGAAAATGCTCCTATCCCATTGATTGATAAAAACAATACAAGCTCAGAGGATATAGATTTAGATGATCTTGACGGTTACATTGATGCGTACTGAGAATTAACATGGCGAAACACCTTACAGATGACGATATTGAAAAGATCGTAGATATTCTTGATAACTGGTCAGTAGAAACTAAGTTAACGTGGGATAGGTTGGTAGATAGTGTTCAGCATGGTCTGGGTATTGAGACAACCAGACAAACTCTATCCAAACAAAAGCGTATTAAAGACACTTTTAAAGCAGTCAAAGCGATCGTATCAGGGAATACTAAACCAGTTGATAAAACATTACCTTCTAGCTTGAAAATTGCAGCGCAACGGATAGAAGCTTTGGAAAGAAAAGTCGAAAGATTAGAGCGAGAAAACCACGAGCTACTGGAACAGTTCCATGTTTGGCTTTACAACGCAGATAGACTAAAGATTACCATCGAACAATTAAACAGCCCGTTGCCTCGCAAGACACACTGATACAAAAATCTAAGATAAATATCTTATGGATTAGACAAAATTGAGCCGACAACTTCAACTTCAGAGCGGGACTAAATCTAACCGGCTATTGTGTACGTAGTGCAGGCCTCTAATCCTTCCCATGAAAACACAGAATATGCTTTTTCAGTGGAAATGGATGTTACTATGAAGTCGCAGTTGTAAGGTGTTAGGCATTTGGAGGCAGGTATTCTTATAAATTCTAGGTTAATGACTTCTAAAGATAGTAAGCTTATCATTTTAGATAGAAAACTTGAGAGTGAAATTGATAGCTTCATTAATGACATATTGAAGAGCTATGAAGGAAAATCTTTTGAGCCTGCTTTAAATAAAGTTCAAGATAAAGCCATAAAAGAGTGGGCTAGAGCAAAAAACATTAATTATGTTTATATGTGGGCTCTAATAGGTGAAGGTGAAATGCTGCATAGGGTAAAATGTAAATCAGTAATTAAAGCTGGTCACAGAATTATTCTTGATGCATATGCCATGTGCAATTCTGAATCTTGGGGGTTCCACCGAACAGACCTTTCAACTTATTTCCTTATCTCAGATGAAAGTGAATCAGAAAAATATAGAATCTGTTCTAAATGCAAGAAGTAAAGTAATGCGCTAACAAGCGCATTAAGTTAAGAGGCTGAATATAGCTTGCTCGGTTCCGTTTCGCTATAAAAGTTCAGCAAGCTATTCTCAGACCCTTATGCGGATGTTGACCGTCTTATTTTTGTCTAGCGCTATCTGTCCCGTCTGGTATCATCAGGTACTGAAGCTCAATCAAGATGGGCTAAAAAGCTAGCTGTAGATGTGACGATTAACGCCTATTCAAAGCCAAGGACCTGCGGGGCTTTAATTTTCTTGCAACAAGAAAGTTAAGAAAACAAATGTCAGTATTTATTAGTACTATTTTTTTGTTTCGATACCGTATTTACTGGCAAAAGACGAAAGTTTTTTGTCGTAAAAATGCATATCCCGCTGGTAGCGACAGATGAACTTTATAGACCTTTCTGCTTCATCATAGTAAGCACGAAAATTGTTTTCACCGGCATCGATGTTAAAATCGCCGCCTTCTAATTTATAGGCGGCTTGGCCACCAACAAAATTTTCTTTAGTAAAGTCTGATAAGATCGCATCTACTTCGTCGTGAGCGATTGACTGGAATTTGGTCGCAAGGTTAGGCATGGTTGTCTCCCTTAGTGGTCAATAATCCCTGATACCTTTTTTAGCTTATTGTTGAATGCCTGCCGACTGTATGGGCAAGCCTGAACCTTTAACCCATCTATTGTCAGATTATACATAAACTAGCACATACAGCTTTACATCGCTTAGTAACGACACTTTTTATTCGAATCCGCCTAGTCTTTTCGACTCAATGTAGTTTATAACTTCCGACGCACCAGTCTCTCGATTTTCTATCACAACTTGAGAAGGGGTAGTATTACCGAATCCGCTAATAGGTTGTTTTGTATACCAATTCCAAGCATCTTGTCTTGTATCGAACATTGTTTCAAGCATATTAAATATAAGCAGTGTCTCCTTGAGTCGTTTTGTATCCGCATGTTTTGCACCATTAAGAGTTTGAGCAGGCAAAGCTGTACATGAACAAAACTGCTCTTCGTCGATGCCAATTTCACGGATCAGAGTTTTTATTTTATCGCGGGTTGATAAGGCCATAACTCGTCGCAGTAAAGAAGTGGATTTATGTACACTATAGTCGATTAGTTAATTTAGCCAATCTGCTCAATAACTTCACTAATAGGTGCAACTAACTTAGCGAGATGCACCTTTGTTTGCAGATGCACATCGTCTGTAATTGCGGTAGTTTCTACTAATCACTCATCTCACAGGTAGAGTTTTCGGGCTATCAGCCGGACTAGAATGGTTGCAAGGTACACCGATTCGGGAGGCACTTCCTGTAACTGTGTACCTGTCCGCTAATCATTCATCTCACAGGTAGCGTTATCGGGTTATCAACCGGACTAGAATTGTTGCAAGGTGCACGGATTCGGGAGGCACTGCCTGTAACTGTGTACCTGAGCACTAATCATTCATCTCACAGGTAGCGTTACCGGGTTATCAGCCGGACTAGGATGGTTGCAAGGTACACCGATTTGGGAGGCACTTCCTGTAACTGTGTACCTGAACGCTAATCACTCATCTCACAGGTAGAGTTTTCGGGCTAGCAGCCGGGCTAGTATTATTGCAAGGTACACCGATTCGGGAGGCACTTCCTGTAACTGTGTACCTGAACACTAATCACTCATCTCACAGGTAGAGTTTTCGGGCTATCAGTCCGGCTAGAATGGTTGAAAGGTACACGGATTCGGGAAGCACTGCCTGTAACTGTGTACCTGAACACTAATCACTCATCTCACAGGTAGAGTTTTCGCGCTATCAGCCGGGCTAGGATTATTGCAAGGTACACCGATTCGGGAGGCACTTCCTGTAACTGTGTACCTGAACACTAATCACTCATCTCACAGGTAGAGTTTTCGCGCTATCAGCCGGACTAGAATGGTTGCAAGGTACACCGATTTGGGAGGCACTTCCTGTAACTGTGTACCTGAACGCTAATCACTCATCTCACAGGTAGCGTTATCGGGCTATCAGCCGGACTAGAATGGTTGCAAGGTACACCGATTCGGGAGGCACTTCCTGTAACTGTGTACCTGTCCGCTAATCATTCATCTCACAGGTAGCGTTATCGGGTTATCAACCGGACTAGAATGGTTGCAAGGTGCACGGATTCGGGAGGCACTGCCTGTACTGCGTACCTGAGCACTAATCATTCATCTCACAGGTACAGATAGATGGATTCTCGGGTCATTACGGTATCTTGAAAGTAGAAGCTAATTTAGTTGCGCCCCGAGCCGTAGCTGCCGGGAACGCGGCGATCTAACGCATCGACTTTGTACTCAACCTTGTGTTTCCGCTTTTTGTTTTTTACGCGTCTTTCTGCTTTTAATGCTCTTTGCTTGGCTTTTGAAAAAATGATTAAACGGCCAACAGAAAGCCCACTGTCAGGGGAAGATTGCAAAGAAGCTAAGATAGATTCAATTTCTTTTGTGAGGTAATCGATACTTTTTTCAGAGACTAGCTTAGATACCGTTGGCTCATGTCGCTTTTCTAATGGTTGTGCACAACCCCATTTGTATGAATAAGAATGTTGTGATTCCTTTGGACTCATTTGAACAGCGGGTTTTGCAGAATGTTTCTGTGGGCACTTTTTAATATGCGCAAGTAGAGTTTGTTTACGTTTGAATCGCTGAGAGCAGTGTGGGCAGGTTAATAATTCTGGAGACTTCTGCCACTGGGCATTTCGAGTCTTTTTCTTGCGTTCGTTCGGGCGCTTTGTTTCGCCAACAGCATTTGGGTTGGGTTCGGGCATGTCAGCTAATTTACTTACAGGGTTGATTTGCCAGCTATGCTTGTTGACGAGATGATCAAATAAATCACTCTCGTCAGTTTTCATATCACATATTTGGCAAATCAATGTCCTCATAAGTCACGATACCCCCAGTGCCTTATAAACCGCGTCAACAGGATCGCTATAAAAACTCACCTGAAACTTTGTGAAAGTCTCTCCCGGCACGCTAGGTATGTCACTTGCTGATGCCATCGGCAGTAACACTTTTGTTGCTCCAGCTTCCAAAGCGACCTGCATCGTAGATGCAAGGTCCTGAACCGGATTAACAACACCACCCAGTGTCATGCTTCCCAGCACTACCATCGATTCTTGTATTGGTTTATTCAGCAATATCGAGCAACACGCAACCAATGATGCCAAGCTTGCTGTATGACTGTTACCACTGTTCTGTAGATCAACAAAATGCAGATGAAATTCGTGTTCTGAAAATTTTGTATTCGCAGCAATTCGACTCAAATTACCTTTGAAATACTCAAAGCCAACGCGAACCTGTTCCTTTGCTGCGGT
This window harbors:
- a CDS encoding integrase, producing the protein MSNIVTFEPKDKLNQRENVEAFIEFGKALLMRTSSRKYTFDDNYWPKVGNFTRMGVHSQNRDPENLLNESILPFAKAYVAYASESKSDVNKRFYALRAINEVIINSDSNLKINNLSRTEFDDAANYAVSKLGKGAANQTGQALKKLHTFLIEKRMIEPFDWKNPIAKPKGEGTDDQSLEDRESKMPDENAVMAIAQISSYRTEELSSRDIHTTSRMALLFAAPSRGSEPSYLRAQCLQAQQMTVEKALKLGLEEDDVRTLLARQSGKEEKSQENEDNDNTELDLRAEITLKGISWFSGKGYNYELKWLPTVMYDAVTTAIERQQEQSKRARSVAKLLEDSDDFPRHELCPKVSEDKLLTMDQVALALGFDLKKLKSKRQMQVSRNQLLKRKGIERKDFVVSLRDLNKIVRRDLPEGFPYVKFKNDKVKLKWSEALYAGFKNSLDSDKTEILTEFFIPQINILNDDLAPTKKKNRLTGELSSRKSIFERWGFGQLRMTSHQLRHLIDTMAAVNGMSEELRAKWAQRSDPRHNSYYNHVTPEEYGADFLEDRESQLASLESIPIKVHVANPQTLQELNTKTSLTAHATEFGMCMLSYLNESCTKFRDCLNCAELHCVKGDKEAEDRLREKLKLERKLLAKDEKAMMDKIPGAERWFQKRKIRVERGTALIQRLEDPALEDGTVIKLANVEDVSHVDRALEKNGKKRLPKITNFKRLKRQNSDDENAPIPLIDKNNTSSEDIDLDDLDGYIDAY